One window of Oreochromis niloticus isolate F11D_XX linkage group LG23, O_niloticus_UMD_NMBU, whole genome shotgun sequence genomic DNA carries:
- the LOC109196801 gene encoding uncharacterized protein LOC109196801 produces the protein MFTPEQETHIVNMVIANNAIRLREIQQRIIDNDTIFQNIHSASISALSRVLARHRIRMKQIYRVPFERNTERVKQLRYDYVQRVMELEADAMGHELLFVDEAGFNLSKTRRRGRNIIGHRAIINVPGQRGGNITMCAAISQNGVVHHHATIGPYNTAHIIAFLDTLHDMLTVQRPEQTRYVIIWDNVSFHRAALVRNWFTDHPSFMALNLPPYSSFLNPIEEFFSAWRWKVYDRHPHQQVALLQAMEEACGDIDQASCQAWIRHSRRYFPRCLGLEDIACDVDEILWPDPERRHDVG, from the exons ATGTTCACTCCAGAGCAAGAGACCCATATAGTGAACATGGTGATTGCCAATAATGCAATAAGACTGCGCGAAATACAGCAGCGCATAATTGATAATGACACCATCtttcaaaatatacacagtgcaAGCATTTCTGCACTAAGTCGTGTACTTGCGCGCCACAGAATAAGAATGAAGCAAATTTACAGAGTTCCTTTCGAGAGAAACACAGAACGTGTAAAGCAACTGCGATATGACTATGTGCAG AGAGTGATGGAACTAGAAGCAGATGCAATGGGACATGAGCTACTTTTTGTGGATGAGGCCggttttaacctcagtaaaaccagGAGACGTGGCAGGAACATTATTGGACACCGTGCCATCATCAATGTCCCAGGACAACGTGGTGGTAACATAACCATGTGTGCAGCTATAAGCCAAAATggtgttgttcaccatcatgcaaCCATAGGCCCAtacaacactgcacacattattGCATTCCTGGACACCTTGCATGACATGCTCACTGTTCAGAGACCAGAGCAGACCCGATATGTCATCATATGGGACAATGTTAGTTTCCATAGGGCTGCTTTGGTCCGCAACTGGTTTACAGACCACCCATCCTTCATGGCACTCAACCTCCCTCCATACTCTTCATTCTTAAATCCCATCGAGGAGTTCTTCTCTGCCTGGCGCTGGAAAGTGTACGACCGTCATCCTCATCAACAGGTAGCCCTTTTACAGGCAATGGAGGAGGCATGTGGAGATATTGACCAGGCATCATGTCAGGCCTGGATACGGCATTCAAGGAGATATTTTCCCCGGTGCCTTGGACTGGAGGATATCGCATGCGATGTGGACGAAATTTTGTGGCCGGACCCAGAAAGACGACATGATGTAGGctga